Genomic segment of Synechococcus sp. A15-28:
GTCAGCAAGATCAGGGCTGGACTGAATCAGTTCCTCTGCAGTCCCGGACTCTGCGAGGTTGATGGTGACACTCGTCTCCAGGAACGGCATCCGCAGCACCAGGCGATCAAGCGCCTGGGCAGGCGCAGACATCCCTGCCAGAGCCAGGCCCCCTATGACGGCAGCCAAACGGGTTCCACAGCGCGTCATCAGGCGGCGATCAGGGTGATCTCCGGCGGATGCTGCTCCAAAACACGACTGAGATAGCGGCCTGTGTGACTGGTTGGATGCTGGGCCACCTCTTCCGGGGTACCGGTCACCAGGAGCTCGCCACCCTTGTCGCCACCCTCGGGTCCAAGGTCAATGATCCAATCAGAACAACGGATCACATCCAGGTTGTGCTCGATGCAGATGATCGAATTGCCCTTATCGACGAGACGCTGCATCACATCCATCAATTTGTGCACGTCGTAAAAACTCAGACCCGTGGTGGGTTCGTCGATCAGATAAAGGGTTTTTCCCGTCGCCCGACGTGACAACTCCGTCGCCAATTTCACCCGCTGCGCTTCGCCACCGGAGAGGGTCGGAGCCGGCTGGCCAAGCTTCACGTATCCGAGACCGACATCCACCAGGGTGCGCAATCGATCCGCCGCCTGCGGAATCGCGTCGAACACCTCAGCGGCTTGCTCCACGGTCATTTGAAGCACATCGGCAATGGTGTGCCCCTTGTATTTGACCTGCAACGTCTCGCGGTTGAAGCGTGCCCCCTTGCAGACGTCGCACTGGACATAGACGTCCGGAAGGAAATTCATCTCAATCACATTCACGCCCTGGCCGCGGCAGGCCTCACAACGTCCTCCCTTGACGTTGAAACTGAACTGTCCCACCTGATAACCACGGGCCTTGGCTTCCACCGTGGCGGCGAACACCTGACGGATCGGATCGAACGCTCCGGTGTAAGTGGCCGGGTTGGAACGCGGTGTGCGGCCGATCGGGCTCTGATCGATCACGATCACCTTGTCGATCGACTTCAGCCCCCGCAATTCACCAAGGCCCTGCGGGAAGGGAACCTTGAGCCCAAGACCGTTCTCCAGAGCCGGGTGGAGCAGCTCATTCACCAGGGTGCTCTTGCCGCTGCCACTGACCCCTGTAACCGACACCAACCGACCGAGGGGAAACTCAACGCTGACGTTCTTGAGGTTGTTGCGGTTGCAATCGAGCAATTTGAGCGAACGGGTCCCGCTCTGGCGTCGTTCCGCCGGGGTCGGGATCGAACGGCGACCGCTGAGGTAGGCACCCGTCAGAGACTCCTCACTGGCGACCAGATCCTCAAAGGAGCCCTCCGCCACGATGTGACCGCCGTGGACGCCCGCACCTGGACCGATGTCCACCACATGGTCGGCAGCACGGATGGTGTCCTCGTCGTGCTCCACCACCACCAGGGTGTTCCCCAGGTCGCGAAGCCGCACCAGGGTGTTGAGCAGACGGTCGTTATCCCGCTGATGCAGACCGATGCTCGGCTCATCCAGCACATACAGAACACCGGTGAGACCAGCACCAATCTGGGTGGCCAGTCGGATCCGCTGAGCCTCACCGCCGGACAGGGTCATCGCCGGTCGATCCAGGCTCAGGTAATCGAGACCCACATCCAGCAGAAACTTCAGGCGCAGGCGGATTTCCCGCAGCACCAGATCTCCGATCTGAATCTGACGCTCATTCAGCAGCGGCTTGGCTCCCTCATGGCTGCCAACCCCCATCAACCGCTCGATGCGTTCCAGGGTCTGACCGACGCTGACGGCCGTGAGCTCAGGAATGCAGAAGGGTCCGACCTTGACCGCGAGGGCCTCCGGTCGCAGCCGCTGGCCAGCGCAGCCTTCACAAGGCACCAACTCGAGGAATTTCTCAAGTTTCTGTCGCTGCGCCTCACCACTGGCATCGCGCAATTGACGCTCGAGGATCGGCAGGATCCCCTCGAAGGGCCGGTTGTAGCCACCTTTTCCCTTTCGATAGCGACTGTCCGCCTGAATCAGGATCGGATCGCGACTGCCGTGCAGCAACACGTCCTGCTGCTCATCAGTCAGCTGGTTCCAGGGGGTTTTGATCTCGAAGCCAAAGGCCTCACCCACGGAATACAGCAGTGAGAAGTAGTAGCTGTTGTCCTTTTCAGCCCAGGGAGCCACTGCGGAGTACACCGGCTGAGTGGGATCAGGAATCACCCGGTCCACGGTGAACTTGCGCAGATGACCGATGCCATGGCAGGCCTCGCAAGCCCCGTAAGGGCTGTTGAACGAGAACAAGCGCGGCGACAGTTCCTCCATCACCGCACCGTGCACCGGGCACGCGAATTTCTCGGAGTAGAGACGCTCCCGCTCGACACCGTCGGGAAGCTCCTCCCCCTTCTTGGGCACCACTTCCACCAAAGCGAGGCCGTCCCCACGTTTGAGAACAGTGCGCAGTGAATCGGTGAGTCGTTCCTGGATCCCCTCACGGGCCACCAGACGATCGACCACCACCTCGATGTTGTGGCTGTGGTTCTTGTCGAGCTCGATGTTGTCGCCCAGTTCCCGGACTTCGCCATCGATACGCACCCGAGCAAACCCTTCGGCGGCAAGTCCGCTGATCAATTTGGTGTGGGTGCCCTTCTTGCCCCGCACCACGGGAGCCAGCAGCTGATAACGGGTACCCTCCGGCAGCAGCAGGATCTGATCGACCATCTCGTCGATGCTCTGAGGGCGGATCGAGCGCTCGCACTGGGGACAGTGGGGCTCACCGGCACGACCGAACAACAGACGCAGGTAGTCCTGAATTTCCGTGACCGTGCCAACGGTGGAGCGGGGGTTGTGACTGGTGGATTTCTGATCGATCGAAATCGCCGGAGACAGACCCTCGATGGCATCCACATCCGGTTTGTCCACCTGGCCGAGGAACTGCCGGGCGTAGGCCGACAGGCTCTCGACGTAGCGGCGCTGACCCTCCGCAAAAATCGTGTCGAACGCCAGCGAACTCTTGCCGCTGCCACTGACACCGGTGAACACCACCAGCTTGTTGCGGGGGATGGTGACGTCGACGTTCTTGAGGTTGTGCTGGCGCGCACCCCGCACCCGGATCACATCCTCCAGGCTGCCGCCGGACAGATTCACAGGAGTCTTCCGATCAGTGCTCTTGGCAGCAGCTCGCACCATCGGGCACCGATTGAAAGCACATGAGCTTAAGAAGAACGGCTGCGCTCAGGCCGAACGCTGGGCCAGGAGGCTGGCTGCATAAAGATCAGCCTGATCGCCGCCAGCCAGTTCAGCCAGTTCCTGTCGACGCTCCCGAGTGTCCCGCAGCTGGGACACTCGCGAATAGGTGACGCCTTCGTCCACCTCCTTGCTGACCCTGAAGTGGTGATCCGCCACCGCCGCCACCAGCGGCTGATGGGTGACGCAGAACACCTGACGTTGCTCACCAAGGCTGCGCAGCAGATCAGCCATCGCTCCACTGACGCGACCACTCACACCCGCATCGATCTCATCGAACAGCAGCGTGCTGGAGCCATCGACAGCAGCGAGGGTGGTCTTCAAGGCCAGGAGGAAACGCGACATCTCGCCTCCGGACGCCACCTCCGTCAGCGGTGCCATCGGTTGACCGGGATTGGCGGAGAACAGAAAGCAGACGGCATCCGCTCCGTGGTCCGCAGGATCCGCCGCTCGCAAATCCACCTTGAAACGCACGTTAGCCAGGCCCATCGGTGGCAAGAGCTCGAGCAGGGATGCCTGAAGAGCAACAGCAGCCTCAGAACGGGCCTGACGCAGGGCGTTATTGGCCTGATCCCGTTGCTGGCGCTGGGACAGTTCAACCAACCTCAGCCGCTCAAGATCCGCTGCGAATCCCCCATCCCCCAGCCTTTGCCTGAGGGCGTCGCGACGGTCGATCAACCCCGCAAGATCAAGACCATGGCGTCGCTGTAAACGCTTCAGATCCGCCAGACGCTCCTGGATCCGATCGAGGTGCTCCGGGTCACTCTCCAAAGCCAGACCGTAGTGATCGAGGCAACGCAACAGCTCCTCAACATTCGCCTCCAGATCGAGGGCTTGATCCCGCAACTCCACCAGAGAGCTGTCGAGCTGAGCCATCGATTGCAGCTCCTGGACCGAAGCAGCGAGATGGTCCTGCAGCGAAGGTGCCTGCTCTGCACCATCCCTCAACCGACGGAACAACTGCGCCAGCCCCTCCTGCAGGCGCACGCCATGAACCAATCGATCCTGCTCCTGTTCCAGCCGCTCCTGTTCACCTGGATCCTCCAGACCAGCCGCCTCAAGCTGTTCGAGCAAGGCCTCCTGGTCTGCCCGTTCCTCCTCGGAACGCTGCTGTTCCCGCTCAACGGCCTCAAGTGCCGCGGCTGATTCACACCACCCCTGCCAGGCCGAAGCCACATCAGCCTTCAACGCCCCCAGGGAGGAGCCACCGAGACGATCCAGCCATCGACGCTGTTGACCGGGTTTGGACAGCAATTGCGTCTGACCCTGCACCGTGAGATCAATCAGCAACGGCCGGAGGGACAGGAGCTGCTGACGGTTGACCGGCGTGCCGTTCAAGCGCGAACGGCTGGACCAACGATCTCCGTCCTGACGTTTCCACTCCCGGCTGATGAGCAGCTCGTCCTCGGGTTCAAAGTCGGCCTCGGACAACCAGTCCCTGAGCTGGGGACTGAGCTGAAAACTGGCTTCAATCCGAGCCCGCTCCGATCCATCGCGAAGCAACCGCTGACCGGCAGCTCCCTGAGCCCCTCCAAGCACCGCATCGAGGGCATCGAGGAGGATCGATTTTCCAGCGCCGGTCTCGCCGGTGAGCACCGTGAAACCCGATTCGAACTCCAGTTCGAGCTGATCGATCAGGGCGATGTTCTGCAGCTGCAGACCGGTGAGCACAGCATCCCCGGTGGTGATGCTGAACGTAGCGACGGCTCGCGTCGTTTAGAAGGGGTGCATCAACCCCCTTTAACGATGACAGCGGAGCTCGGGGATTTCATCGAAGCAGCTGGTCTGCTCGAGTACGACCCCGCTGCCATCACCAGGATTTATGCAGGCCATCCCCAGCGGCTGATCCGCCGTTTGTGGCAGACCCTGGTTCCGATTGGACTGCTGTTGCTCGGTGTGGCCTTCGACTGGATCTTCCAGTTGCTGAACGACGAGGAACGGGCCCGAAGCCGCGCCCGTGAATGTGCGGAGCTTCTGGTGGATCTGGGGCCAGCCTTCATCAAGGCCGGTCAGGCCCTGTCCACCCGACCCGACATCGTGCCTCCCCTGCTGTTGGAGGAACTCTCACAACTGCAGGACCAGCTGCCAGGATTCGACAGCGATCTGGCCATGGCTTGCATCGAGGAGG
This window contains:
- the uvrA gene encoding excinuclease ABC subunit UvrA, yielding MVRAAAKSTDRKTPVNLSGGSLEDVIRVRGARQHNLKNVDVTIPRNKLVVFTGVSGSGKSSLAFDTIFAEGQRRYVESLSAYARQFLGQVDKPDVDAIEGLSPAISIDQKSTSHNPRSTVGTVTEIQDYLRLLFGRAGEPHCPQCERSIRPQSIDEMVDQILLLPEGTRYQLLAPVVRGKKGTHTKLISGLAAEGFARVRIDGEVRELGDNIELDKNHSHNIEVVVDRLVAREGIQERLTDSLRTVLKRGDGLALVEVVPKKGEELPDGVERERLYSEKFACPVHGAVMEELSPRLFSFNSPYGACEACHGIGHLRKFTVDRVIPDPTQPVYSAVAPWAEKDNSYYFSLLYSVGEAFGFEIKTPWNQLTDEQQDVLLHGSRDPILIQADSRYRKGKGGYNRPFEGILPILERQLRDASGEAQRQKLEKFLELVPCEGCAGQRLRPEALAVKVGPFCIPELTAVSVGQTLERIERLMGVGSHEGAKPLLNERQIQIGDLVLREIRLRLKFLLDVGLDYLSLDRPAMTLSGGEAQRIRLATQIGAGLTGVLYVLDEPSIGLHQRDNDRLLNTLVRLRDLGNTLVVVEHDEDTIRAADHVVDIGPGAGVHGGHIVAEGSFEDLVASEESLTGAYLSGRRSIPTPAERRQSGTRSLKLLDCNRNNLKNVSVEFPLGRLVSVTGVSGSGKSTLVNELLHPALENGLGLKVPFPQGLGELRGLKSIDKVIVIDQSPIGRTPRSNPATYTGAFDPIRQVFAATVEAKARGYQVGQFSFNVKGGRCEACRGQGVNVIEMNFLPDVYVQCDVCKGARFNRETLQVKYKGHTIADVLQMTVEQAAEVFDAIPQAADRLRTLVDVGLGYVKLGQPAPTLSGGEAQRVKLATELSRRATGKTLYLIDEPTTGLSFYDVHKLMDVMQRLVDKGNSIICIEHNLDVIRCSDWIIDLGPEGGDKGGELLVTGTPEEVAQHPTSHTGRYLSRVLEQHPPEITLIAA
- the recN gene encoding DNA repair protein RecN, coding for MLTGLQLQNIALIDQLELEFESGFTVLTGETGAGKSILLDALDAVLGGAQGAAGQRLLRDGSERARIEASFQLSPQLRDWLSEADFEPEDELLISREWKRQDGDRWSSRSRLNGTPVNRQQLLSLRPLLIDLTVQGQTQLLSKPGQQRRWLDRLGGSSLGALKADVASAWQGWCESAAALEAVEREQQRSEEERADQEALLEQLEAAGLEDPGEQERLEQEQDRLVHGVRLQEGLAQLFRRLRDGAEQAPSLQDHLAASVQELQSMAQLDSSLVELRDQALDLEANVEELLRCLDHYGLALESDPEHLDRIQERLADLKRLQRRHGLDLAGLIDRRDALRQRLGDGGFAADLERLRLVELSQRQQRDQANNALRQARSEAAVALQASLLELLPPMGLANVRFKVDLRAADPADHGADAVCFLFSANPGQPMAPLTEVASGGEMSRFLLALKTTLAAVDGSSTLLFDEIDAGVSGRVSGAMADLLRSLGEQRQVFCVTHQPLVAAVADHHFRVSKEVDEGVTYSRVSQLRDTRERRQELAELAGGDQADLYAASLLAQRSA